The Candidatus Hydrogenedens sp. genome contains the following window.
TTCGCAATAGAGCCTATTTTTCGAGAACGATACATTGCCCCTAAAGCATGAGCAGCATCTTCAATTAAGTGTAAATGATACTTATCTGCCACTTTCTGTATTTCATCAAGTTCACAAGGATGTCCTGCAAGGTCTACAGGAATAATGGCTTTCGTTTTTTCTGTAATCTTTTCTTCAATTTGTTGAGGGTCAATATTGTAGGTAAGCGGGTCTACATCTACAAATACAGGCTTTACACCCATATTTAAAAGTGTATTGATGGTGGATACCCAGGTAATAGGTGGTGTTATAACTTCATCGCCCGCTTTTATCCCTGCTTCCACCAAACAGAGATGTATCGCGGCAGTGCAGGAAGAAACGGCAACACCTTCACTTGCTCCAACAGTAGAAGCAAAGTTTTGCTCAAAAGCATGTATATTATGACCTGAGGTTAACCACCCACTCCTCATTGCCTGTATAACAGTTTCTTCCTCGTCTCGACCCATAACGGGTTTCGCTAAGGGAATAAATAAAGGAGCCGTAGGTTCTCCCCCTTCTTGAACAGGAATTTTTTTCAATTTCTTAAATTGCAGCACATTAATATATTTATCAAAAAATGGGTCTTCGTGAGGATATCGTTCTAACCAATCAGAAATTTCCTGTAATGCGTTTTGTATGGTATATTCTGGTTGGAAATGAAATTGTGTGATAAACTTCTGAAACTGCACCCGAAAAGTTCGCAAATCCTCATCATCACGGACCACATCTATTTCGGTTCCATGGACAACCGAAGCAATTTCCTGGGCTAAATCTATAATCTTCTTATTAAGGGAATTATGTCCTATATTAAAAATTTGGTTATGTATTTCATTTTGTTGGGCTTCACACATCAGAGAAATTGCTCGAGCACAATCACGAACATGCAAGAAAGGTCGCCACTGATTACCACCTCCTCGAACTTCTATTCTTTTTTGCCTTTTAGCCGTAGATACCATTTGATTTATAGCCAGGTCAAAACGCATTCGGGGAGAATATCCAAAAAGCGTAGAAAACCGTGCTATGATAGGTGAAAATTTTTCGTGGGCTAATTTTTGCAATTTTTCTTCTGCTTCTCTTTTGGTTTGACTGAAAGTGGATATAGGGTTTGTGGGGCTATCTTCATCAAGCCAGTCTCCAATGCCTTTTCCATATACTGCACATGTAGAAGCAAAGATAAATTTTTTTACGCCTTTTTGACTACTTTGCCGAGCCAATTCAATAGTGCTGTCTACA
Protein-coding sequences here:
- a CDS encoding aminotransferase class I/II-fold pyridoxal phosphate-dependent enzyme is translated as MKILVTGGAGYLGCWVTYELLQKGHKVRIFDRMCFGFPEEADWLKNTDVEIIQGDIRHWQEFPDLFNEMDVVVHLAGLANDPTCALCPITAREVNVDSTIELARQSSQKGVKKFIFASTCAVYGKGIGDWLDEDSPTNPISTFSQTKREAEEKLQKLAHEKFSPIIARFSTLFGYSPRMRFDLAINQMVSTAKRQKRIEVRGGGNQWRPFLHVRDCARAISLMCEAQQNEIHNQIFNIGHNSLNKKIIDLAQEIASVVHGTEIDVVRDDEDLRTFRVQFQKFITQFHFQPEYTIQNALQEISDWLERYPHEDPFFDKYINVLQFKKLKKIPVQEGGEPTAPLFIPLAKPVMGRDEEETVIQAMRSGWLTSGHNIHAFEQNFASTVGASEGVAVSSCTAAIHLCLVEAGIKAGDEVITPPITWVSTINTLLNMGVKPVFVDVDPLTYNIDPQQIEEKITEKTKAIIPVDLAGHPCELDEIQKVADKYHLHLIEDAAHALGAMYRSRKIGSIA